A single Notoacmeibacter ruber DNA region contains:
- a CDS encoding lipid-A-disaccharide synthase N-terminal domain-containing protein, whose product MNPDDILRFLNVTNWGEFWWVIVGLGGQLMFTGRFLVQWLASERVHKSVVPVAFWWFSIGGGMMLLLYSIWRKDPVFILGQSLGVFIYARNLWLIRQENSGRR is encoded by the coding sequence GTGAATCCCGACGATATTCTGCGCTTCCTGAACGTTACGAATTGGGGCGAATTCTGGTGGGTGATCGTCGGTCTCGGTGGCCAGCTCATGTTTACCGGTCGTTTTCTCGTGCAGTGGCTGGCGTCTGAACGGGTTCATAAATCTGTCGTGCCAGTGGCCTTCTGGTGGTTCTCGATCGGCGGCGGCATGATGCTCCTTCTCTATTCCATCTGGCGAAAGGATCCCGTCTTCATTCTAGGCCAGTCGCTGGGCGTTTTCATCTACGCCCGCAACCTTTGGCTGATCCGTCAGGAGAATAGCGGCCGCCGCTGA
- a CDS encoding glycosyltransferase family 2 protein yields the protein MTVFSIVIPMKNEAGNVRRLVEEIDEACRSLPAFDLVIVDDGSDDETGEIARGLTAGGRPVRVLRHDESAGQSAAVHSGVQIAEGEFIVTLDGDGQNPPSEIPKLIAPLLDPNRDSRLGLIAGQRVGRQDTWSKKYASRFANGLRNRVLKDGTRDTGCGLKAFRRDAFLALPFFNHMHRYLPALFARDGWSVGHVDVSHRSRGEGRSNYSNLQRALVGIPDLIAVAWLIRRRKTRNSMADILTTQSREGTET from the coding sequence GTGACAGTCTTTTCCATCGTCATCCCCATGAAGAACGAAGCGGGCAATGTGCGTCGCCTGGTCGAGGAAATCGATGAGGCGTGCCGGAGCCTGCCGGCCTTTGATCTCGTGATTGTCGATGACGGTTCCGATGACGAAACCGGAGAGATCGCTCGCGGGCTGACCGCCGGAGGTCGTCCGGTCCGGGTGTTGCGACACGACGAGAGTGCTGGCCAGAGCGCAGCGGTTCATAGTGGTGTTCAGATCGCGGAAGGCGAATTCATCGTCACACTGGATGGAGACGGGCAGAACCCTCCGTCAGAGATTCCCAAACTGATCGCGCCCCTCCTTGATCCGAATCGTGATTCTCGCCTCGGGCTCATCGCTGGGCAGCGGGTCGGACGGCAGGATACCTGGTCCAAGAAATATGCCTCCCGCTTCGCCAACGGGCTGAGAAACCGTGTCCTGAAAGATGGAACCCGAGATACCGGCTGCGGCCTGAAAGCGTTTCGACGTGATGCCTTTCTGGCGCTTCCCTTCTTCAATCACATGCACCGTTATCTGCCGGCTCTGTTTGCCAGAGATGGTTGGTCGGTGGGCCATGTGGATGTATCGCATCGCTCACGAGGGGAGGGACGATCGAACTATTCCAACCTTCAGCGCGCTCTGGTCGGGATTCCGGATCTCATCGCGGTGGCCTGGCTTATCAGGCGCCGCAAAACCCGCAATTCGATGGCCGACATACTGACGACACAGTCCCGCGAGGGGACCGAAACGTGA